One Hypanus sabinus isolate sHypSab1 chromosome 4, sHypSab1.hap1, whole genome shotgun sequence genomic region harbors:
- the LOC132392505 gene encoding grancalcin-like, with the protein MSYPGYGGHGGFSGHMAGMAGPGGPMHAAPPGAYQTYSAYSGYPAASVDPMWSYFTAIAGQDGEVDAEELQRCLTQSGLHGTYKPFSLETCRIMISMLDRDMTGKMGFNEFKELWAALSGWKQNFMMYDQDRSGTVEPLELGQAITSMGYRLSAQAISGIIKRYCKNGKTYFDDYVACCVKLRAVTDAFRRRDSLQQGYANFSYDDFIQCTMSI; encoded by the exons ATGTCTTACCCAGGATATGGCGGG CATGGAGGTTTTAGTGGACATATGGCAGGAATGGCAGGGCCAGGTGGTCCGATGCATGCTGCTCCACCAGGTGCATATCAAACTTACTCTGCGTACTCTGGTTATCCTGCGGCTTCAGTTGATCCAATGTGGAGTTATTTCACTGCAATTGCTGGACAG GATGGTGAAGTGGATGCTGAAGAATTGCAGCGATGTTTAACTCAATCTGGGCTGCATGGCACCTATAAAC CTTTTAGTTTGGAGACTTGCAGAATCATGATATCCATGTTGGAT AGAGATATGACTGGGAAGATGGGCTTTAATGAATTTAAAGAACTGTGGGCAGCACTCAGTGGTTGGAAACAGAACTTCATGATGTATGATCAGGACAGAAGTGGGACTGTAGAGCCACTTGAACTTGGCCAGGCTATTACATCAATGG GATACAGGTTGAGTGCTCAAGCTATAAGTGGTATTATAAAGCGGTACTGCAAAAATGGGAAGACTTACTTTGATGACTATGTTGCCTGCTGTGTAAAGTTAAGGGCGGTTACAG ATGCTTTTAGGCGAAGAGACAGCCTCCAGCAAGGATATGCAAACTTCAGTTATGATGAT TTTATCCAGTGTACAATGTCCATTTGA